The proteins below come from a single Brevundimonas sp. LM2 genomic window:
- a CDS encoding type IV toxin-antitoxin system AbiEi family antitoxin domain-containing protein, translating to MSVQMLGKLNKLERILPEGLLVDSGWMNENGYPNSLRAKYVASGRLERTARRVYRRPRGTLDWPVAVLSLQALLDYSIVVGGRTALELQGYAHYLPATRKEVHLYGDETPPTWLTDLPLDVAFKYHPSQKLFRSARYFEVARLGEDSSETGLLADWARAAVVDTPLGHWQWPLRQSTPERAILELLDELPDHESFDQADQLMGALATLSPRRLQRLLEDCVSVKVKRLFFYFADRHGHAWLKALDRDAIDLGSGNRVLAKGGRLDPTYKITVPRSLDAGQ from the coding sequence ATGAGTGTTCAAATGCTGGGAAAGTTAAACAAGCTCGAACGTATCCTCCCGGAAGGCCTCCTGGTCGATTCCGGCTGGATGAACGAGAACGGCTATCCCAACTCGCTGAGGGCCAAATACGTCGCTTCGGGGCGCCTGGAACGCACGGCGCGCCGCGTTTATCGACGTCCGCGCGGAACCCTCGACTGGCCGGTCGCCGTGCTCTCGCTCCAGGCCCTGCTCGACTATTCCATCGTCGTGGGAGGACGCACCGCGCTCGAACTTCAAGGCTACGCCCACTACCTTCCTGCCACCCGCAAGGAGGTTCATCTCTATGGCGACGAAACCCCGCCGACGTGGCTGACCGACCTGCCTCTGGATGTCGCGTTCAAATATCATCCGTCGCAGAAGCTGTTCCGCAGCGCCCGATACTTCGAGGTCGCCCGGCTCGGCGAGGACTCCAGCGAGACCGGCCTCCTGGCGGACTGGGCCCGCGCCGCAGTGGTGGACACCCCCCTGGGCCACTGGCAATGGCCCTTGCGCCAGTCGACGCCCGAGCGCGCCATCCTCGAACTTCTGGACGAACTCCCCGATCACGAGAGTTTCGACCAGGCGGACCAGTTGATGGGCGCCCTGGCCACCCTCAGCCCACGACGTCTCCAGCGTCTGCTCGAGGATTGCGTGAGCGTGAAGGTCAAACGCCTGTTCTTCTATTTCGCCGATCGGCACGGTCATGCGTGGCTGAAAGCCCTGGACCGCGACGCCATCGATCTGGGCAGCGGCAACCGCGTGCTCGCAAAGGGCGGTCGATTGGACCCAACCTACAAGATCACCGTGCCGAGGTCGCTCGATGCCGGTCAGTGA
- a CDS encoding nucleotidyl transferase AbiEii/AbiGii toxin family protein gives MPVSDVYARQVRLLVRILPLVFEEPCFALKGGTAINLFVRDLPRLSVDIDLTYLPVEDRDTSLAAIDAALRRIADAIEQAMPGSVVVRGKGGAQPVIDKLLVRADGAVIKVEVTPVLRGVVFEPEVRPVSAAVEERFGYAEARMVSHADLYAGKIMAALDRQHPRDLFDVRDLLANEGITPALRQAFVIYLASHHRPMAEVLRASPKALTQEFERGFDGMTEDPVDLEDLIAARAALITAIVDDMPEAHRTFLIGFKAGAPDWDLIGLPDAADLPAVRWKQLNLDRLEPDRRADMVERLRRTWP, from the coding sequence ATGCCGGTCAGTGACGTCTACGCCCGGCAGGTCCGCCTCCTCGTCCGAATCCTCCCCCTCGTGTTCGAGGAACCCTGCTTCGCCCTGAAGGGCGGCACGGCGATCAATCTTTTCGTCCGCGATCTGCCGCGGCTGTCGGTGGATATCGACCTGACCTATCTGCCCGTCGAGGATCGGGACACATCGCTCGCCGCAATCGACGCGGCCTTGAGGCGGATCGCCGACGCAATCGAACAGGCCATGCCGGGGTCTGTCGTCGTGCGCGGCAAGGGTGGAGCCCAGCCCGTGATCGACAAGCTGCTCGTCCGTGCGGACGGCGCGGTGATCAAGGTGGAGGTGACGCCGGTCCTGCGCGGTGTGGTGTTCGAGCCCGAGGTCCGTCCGGTTTCAGCGGCAGTGGAAGAGCGCTTCGGCTATGCGGAGGCCCGGATGGTTTCCCACGCGGATCTCTATGCCGGCAAGATCATGGCGGCGCTGGACCGCCAGCATCCCCGCGACCTGTTCGATGTCCGCGACCTTCTGGCCAACGAGGGGATCACGCCGGCACTGCGACAGGCCTTTGTGATCTATCTGGCCAGCCACCACCGGCCCATGGCCGAGGTGCTCCGAGCCAGTCCCAAGGCTCTGACCCAGGAGTTCGAACGCGGCTTCGATGGGATGACCGAAGACCCGGTCGACCTTGAGGATCTCATCGCGGCGCGCGCCGCCCTGATCACTGCCATCGTCGACGACATGCCGGAGGCGCACCGCACCTTCCTGATCGGGTTCAAGGCCGGCGCGCCTGACTGGGACCTCATCGGCCTGCCCGACGCCGCCGACCTCCCCGCCGTGCGTTGGAAGCAGTTGAACCTCGACCGCCTGGAGCCCGACCGACGCGCGGACATGGTCGAACGCCTTCGACGGACCTGGCCGTGA
- a CDS encoding Abi family protein — translation MPTPYTKPHMAVPDQIALLRGRGLEITDVDRAEAALTRIGYYRLSEYWRPMRETELVEAGKAPVVRETFGADARFADVVDLYVFDKRLRMLILDAIERVEIAARVWCAHTLGARDPYIHRDWRALDPEFVGKDHAAWLARIDAAASRSREDFVANFLKEYAPPLPLWVSIECWDFGMLSYFVSGLSTPDKTAMAAHYGVPRREQLVSWMRAINHVRNICAHHARLWNRVLVDRPKPPREAEEPLLDHLALYQQAHNRLYAVAAPLQFLLRTVHPGSSWSARLKDHFQTFPGSPHLKLAATGFPRDWEALPLWN, via the coding sequence ATGCCGACGCCCTATACCAAACCCCATATGGCTGTCCCTGACCAGATCGCCCTGCTTCGCGGACGCGGGCTGGAGATTACAGATGTGGACCGGGCTGAAGCCGCCCTGACCAGGATCGGGTATTATCGGCTCTCTGAATACTGGCGTCCGATGCGGGAGACCGAGCTGGTCGAGGCCGGCAAGGCGCCCGTCGTGCGCGAGACCTTCGGCGCCGACGCCCGTTTCGCTGATGTCGTCGATCTCTACGTTTTCGACAAACGCCTCAGGATGTTGATCCTGGACGCCATCGAGCGGGTCGAGATCGCCGCCCGGGTCTGGTGCGCCCACACTCTCGGGGCTCGTGACCCCTATATCCACAGGGACTGGCGCGCCCTCGATCCGGAATTCGTCGGCAAGGATCATGCCGCCTGGCTGGCGCGGATCGATGCGGCGGCGTCCCGGTCCCGCGAAGACTTCGTCGCCAACTTCCTCAAGGAATATGCGCCGCCCCTGCCTCTCTGGGTCAGTATCGAATGCTGGGACTTCGGCATGCTGTCCTATTTCGTGTCGGGCCTCAGCACGCCGGACAAGACGGCGATGGCCGCCCACTATGGCGTGCCCCGTCGCGAACAGCTGGTAAGCTGGATGCGGGCCATCAACCACGTCCGCAACATCTGCGCCCATCACGCCCGGCTCTGGAACCGGGTTCTGGTCGACCGGCCCAAGCCGCCCCGCGAGGCCGAAGAGCCGCTTCTCGATCACCTGGCCCTTTACCAACAGGCCCACAATCGACTGTACGCCGTGGCGGCGCCGCTGCAGTTCCTCCTGCGCACGGTGCATCCCGGATCCAGCTGGTCCGCGCGCCTCAAGGACCATTTTCAGACGTTTCCCGGATCGCCTCATCTCAAACTGGCCGCGACAGGGTTTCCAAGGGACTGGGAGGCTTTGCCGCTATGGAACTGA
- a CDS encoding lytic transglycosylase domain-containing protein, with amino-acid sequence MAALALALAAGNASGQTVDWRNAGGDLFGRPAAQPVSDVAGVYDLTPRLPPLSQPFMDAIAVAAERHGIDPKMLHALVIVESAYRVDAVSPVGAGGLTQLMPGTAADLAVRDRFDPIENLNGGADYLARQLLRFGDVRLAFAAYNSGPDRVARLGRIPNIAETQAYVAAAVDCYLALSAGRGARNSRECRAPEAGR; translated from the coding sequence TTGGCCGCCCTGGCCCTGGCGCTTGCAGCGGGCAACGCATCCGGTCAAACGGTCGACTGGCGCAACGCCGGCGGCGATCTGTTCGGCCGTCCCGCCGCGCAGCCTGTGTCGGACGTGGCCGGCGTCTATGACCTCACGCCCCGACTTCCGCCCCTTTCACAGCCGTTCATGGACGCGATCGCCGTCGCCGCCGAGCGCCACGGGATCGACCCCAAGATGCTTCATGCCCTGGTGATCGTGGAATCCGCATATCGGGTCGATGCCGTGTCTCCGGTCGGGGCCGGCGGCCTGACGCAGTTGATGCCGGGAACGGCGGCGGATCTCGCGGTCAGAGACCGGTTCGATCCGATCGAGAACCTCAACGGCGGAGCGGACTATCTGGCCCGGCAGCTGCTCCGTTTCGGGGACGTTCGACTTGCGTTCGCGGCGTATAATTCGGGACCCGATCGGGTCGCCAGGCTCGGCCGCATACCGAATATCGCAGAGACGCAGGCCTACGTCGCCGCGGCCGTTGACTGCTACCTCGCGCTGTCAGCGGGGCGGGGCGCCCGCAATTCCCGAGAGTGCAGGGCGCCGGAGGCCGGCCGATGA
- a CDS encoding ATP-binding protein encodes MDAVLSRTHLAHDIHGFLLPTLEAVSNAMHGLEARFGDRAASEGKIDIVFENANDPNKILISITDNGIGLNDENYKSFKTPFSGYKLKSKGRGFGRFIAFKVFSRIHYSSRYEFLTDRQTRTFRFDIYRDDELVFHDGDPDFTHVGLRVEYDSPLTPWHDLIRQIDQSTVSDIIASHFLPYFLYRWLPEITVQFNGGAPESVTTRFKDIFVEYDKGQVEVDIDGSVETIDYSLTRIPKTRSFKNHCLLFAAADRIVGKPRDLTNVLGEPHFTNENNENYIIIAVVRGEAFESRLNDSRTGINISPKAIERIVSAVSDVIQKGENTQIEKIKTSQSTDLNGALQENPILRLGLRGKSIAEYVSAKPNNWTAQQFVADLAIERYRASKDLTKAITTAAASPENYAATIKDIVSKIDQNNKEALAEYVIHRKNVIELVEAARKYTSDAKHHPEEVIHDLIFRRFSDSATHDYFEHNLWLIDDALAFLPYVSSDRTIHGGKRSKGDKVADLALFDDSLVLGDNDGTTVTIVEFKKPSRDDYVFGPEKTDPVTQVVETLEKAVRAGGVTRTDGTHMSFSGVIRRFGYIVADLTPSLVKVLKKHDFLNDQNPKIFFRYRDNEKIFIQAIGYDTLVENAKKRNQAFFTVLLGE; translated from the coding sequence ATGGACGCCGTCCTGTCCAGGACGCACCTCGCTCATGACATCCACGGCTTTCTCCTGCCCACCCTGGAGGCGGTGTCTAACGCAATGCATGGTCTGGAGGCTCGATTCGGCGACCGGGCGGCGAGCGAAGGCAAGATCGACATCGTGTTCGAGAACGCGAACGATCCGAACAAGATTCTGATCTCGATCACCGACAATGGCATCGGGCTCAACGACGAGAACTACAAATCCTTCAAGACGCCCTTCTCGGGGTACAAGCTGAAGAGCAAGGGGCGAGGCTTCGGCCGTTTCATTGCGTTCAAGGTCTTTTCACGCATTCACTATTCATCGCGCTACGAGTTCCTCACCGACCGGCAGACGCGAACATTCCGGTTCGACATTTACAGGGATGACGAGCTTGTCTTCCACGACGGCGATCCAGATTTCACGCACGTTGGGCTCCGCGTCGAATACGATTCGCCGCTGACGCCGTGGCATGACCTGATCCGCCAAATCGATCAGAGCACAGTCTCCGACATCATCGCGAGCCATTTTCTCCCCTATTTCCTGTATCGGTGGCTCCCGGAGATCACCGTGCAGTTCAACGGCGGGGCGCCCGAGAGCGTCACCACCCGGTTCAAGGACATCTTCGTCGAGTATGACAAGGGCCAGGTCGAGGTTGACATCGACGGATCTGTCGAGACGATTGACTACAGCCTGACCCGCATACCCAAGACTCGCTCCTTCAAGAATCACTGTCTCCTGTTCGCGGCAGCAGATCGGATCGTGGGCAAGCCGCGCGATCTTACCAATGTGCTGGGTGAGCCGCATTTCACCAATGAGAACAACGAGAACTACATCATCATTGCAGTGGTCCGAGGCGAGGCTTTCGAGTCCCGACTGAACGACTCGCGTACGGGTATCAACATCTCGCCCAAGGCGATCGAGAGGATCGTGTCAGCGGTCAGCGACGTGATCCAGAAGGGTGAGAACACCCAGATCGAGAAGATCAAAACATCGCAGTCAACGGATCTCAACGGCGCGCTTCAGGAGAACCCGATCCTCCGCTTGGGCCTGCGCGGAAAGTCAATCGCCGAGTACGTCTCGGCCAAGCCCAACAACTGGACGGCTCAACAGTTCGTCGCCGATCTCGCGATCGAACGTTATCGGGCGTCCAAAGATCTGACGAAGGCCATAACCACGGCCGCAGCGAGTCCGGAAAATTACGCCGCCACTATCAAGGACATCGTCTCCAAGATCGATCAGAACAACAAGGAGGCCCTGGCGGAGTACGTGATCCATCGGAAAAATGTGATCGAACTCGTCGAGGCGGCCCGAAAATACACGAGTGACGCCAAGCATCATCCGGAAGAGGTGATCCACGACCTGATTTTCCGGCGCTTCTCCGACTCGGCCACGCACGATTATTTTGAGCATAATCTTTGGCTGATCGACGACGCTCTGGCCTTCCTTCCCTATGTCTCGAGCGACCGGACGATCCACGGAGGAAAGCGGAGCAAGGGCGACAAGGTCGCCGACCTGGCCTTGTTCGACGACAGCCTCGTCCTTGGCGACAACGACGGCACAACCGTCACCATCGTGGAATTCAAGAAGCCGAGCCGCGACGACTATGTGTTCGGTCCCGAAAAGACCGATCCTGTCACCCAGGTGGTCGAGACCCTGGAGAAGGCCGTCAGGGCCGGCGGGGTCACCCGGACCGACGGAACTCACATGTCCTTTTCCGGCGTTATTCGACGGTTCGGCTACATCGTCGCGGATTTGACCCCGAGCCTGGTGAAGGTTTTGAAGAAGCACGACTTCCTCAACGACCAAAATCCGAAGATCTTCTTCCGCTATCGCGACAACGAGAAGATTTTCATTCAGGCAATCGGCTACGACACCCTGGTTGAGAACGCCAAGAAGCGGAACCAGGCCTTCTTCACTGTCCTGCTCGGCGAGTAG
- a CDS encoding AlpA family transcriptional regulator, with translation MDRVTVPPFDELEDRILPWSQVKVICGLSRTTVWRMQKTGDFPACVQVSQNRVGWWQSELLAWRRARTPKRLPEPRAIVAAEPVKPPVRRILEDPPRSAAAQAATGSDQPVRSRRKRKSGVPENQAAFDFGG, from the coding sequence ATGGATCGGGTGACCGTTCCTCCCTTCGACGAGCTGGAGGACCGCATCCTGCCGTGGTCGCAGGTGAAGGTGATCTGCGGTCTGAGCCGGACGACGGTCTGGCGCATGCAGAAGACCGGAGATTTCCCGGCCTGCGTCCAGGTCTCGCAAAACCGGGTAGGCTGGTGGCAGAGCGAGCTGCTGGCGTGGCGACGGGCGAGGACACCGAAGCGTTTGCCGGAGCCCCGGGCCATAGTGGCGGCGGAGCCGGTTAAACCGCCAGTCAGGAGAATTCTGGAAGACCCGCCTAGATCGGCGGCGGCTCAGGCTGCGACCGGCTCGGACCAGCCCGTCAGGAGTCGTCGGAAACGGAAATCTGGTGTTCCGGAGAACCAGGCTGCGTTCGACTTCGGGGGCTAG